A window from Variovorax sp. PBL-E5 encodes these proteins:
- a CDS encoding arylsulfatase, whose translation MQKQQDDPRAAMTGRTVHEAAPHWPRRPRPKADAPNIVWVVLDDCGFAQLGCYGASTETPAIDALASRGLRYTNFHVTAMCSPTRTCLLTGRNHHAAGMGYLADFDTGFDNARGAISARAATLAEMLREGGYGTYALGKWHLVPPAECSPVGPFDNWPTQRGFNRYYGFLGGEDDQWAPELWYDQHHVPPPSREGYHLSEDLVDRAQEFLSDHLSATPDNPFFLYLAFGACHAPHQAPQSFLDKYRGRFDAGWDAERDKVLARQKQMGIVPPDTALAPRNPGVRAWDTLSADERRLVARMQEVFAGFTEHTDAQIGRLVEFLQKRDKLRDTLFVVLSDNGASGEGGEFGSVNEYRYFLGLPDSLEENLAEIDKLGGPWTHNHYPAAWAQAGNTPLKFYKKYTFGGGVRAPLIVHWPAALGEAGLRTQFHHAIDLAPTMLDLAGVPALAVYRGVEQLPVHGTSIAYSFADPEAASTRETQYFEMGGQRGIYHRGWKAVTHHRSGDDYDADRWELYDLQSDYSETVDRAADEPERLREMIALWWREAEAFHVMPLDDRAQARAFARDPATDGRLHFRLYPGTRLLTPVTGPNFALRPFRIRARIDRAATSEEGVLLAYGRRAAGFSLFIQHNRLCFDYNLAGRHTVVSADGALPTGAHVLGCEVTIEKDGARAVLTLDDQPLASAVLPMAFPAGFGLLSTQCGLNSPSPVSDRYEAPFRFEGTLDRVDIELGQANGEAIAGLWEAAVRSQ comes from the coding sequence ATGCAGAAACAGCAAGACGACCCACGCGCTGCCATGACGGGACGCACGGTCCACGAAGCAGCGCCGCATTGGCCGCGCCGACCGCGCCCCAAGGCCGATGCGCCCAACATCGTCTGGGTCGTGCTCGACGACTGCGGCTTCGCGCAGCTCGGCTGCTATGGCGCATCGACCGAGACGCCGGCGATCGACGCCCTGGCCAGCCGCGGGTTGCGCTACACCAACTTCCACGTCACCGCGATGTGCTCGCCGACGCGCACCTGCCTGCTCACGGGCCGCAACCATCACGCGGCCGGCATGGGCTACCTGGCCGACTTCGATACCGGATTCGACAACGCACGCGGGGCGATCTCGGCGCGCGCGGCGACGCTCGCGGAGATGCTGCGCGAGGGCGGCTACGGCACCTATGCGCTGGGTAAGTGGCACTTGGTGCCGCCCGCCGAATGCAGCCCGGTCGGCCCGTTCGACAACTGGCCCACGCAGCGCGGTTTCAATCGCTACTATGGTTTTCTGGGCGGCGAGGACGACCAATGGGCGCCCGAGCTCTGGTACGACCAGCACCATGTGCCGCCGCCATCACGCGAGGGCTACCACCTGAGCGAAGACCTGGTCGATCGGGCGCAGGAATTCCTGTCGGACCATCTGTCGGCCACGCCGGACAACCCCTTCTTCCTCTACCTCGCGTTCGGTGCCTGCCACGCGCCGCACCAGGCGCCGCAATCCTTTCTCGACAAGTACCGCGGCCGCTTCGATGCGGGCTGGGATGCGGAGCGCGACAAGGTGCTGGCGCGCCAGAAGCAGATGGGCATCGTGCCGCCGGACACCGCACTCGCGCCGCGCAATCCGGGCGTTCGCGCGTGGGACACGCTGAGTGCCGACGAGCGCCGGCTGGTCGCGCGCATGCAGGAGGTCTTTGCCGGCTTCACCGAGCACACCGATGCGCAGATCGGCCGCCTGGTCGAGTTCCTGCAAAAGCGCGACAAGCTGCGCGACACGCTGTTCGTCGTGCTGTCGGACAATGGCGCGAGCGGCGAGGGCGGCGAGTTCGGTTCGGTCAACGAGTACCGCTACTTTCTTGGCCTGCCCGATTCGCTCGAGGAGAATCTGGCCGAGATCGACAAGCTCGGCGGCCCCTGGACCCACAACCACTATCCGGCCGCATGGGCGCAGGCCGGCAACACGCCGCTCAAGTTCTACAAGAAGTACACCTTCGGCGGCGGCGTGCGTGCGCCGCTGATCGTGCACTGGCCGGCAGCGCTCGGCGAAGCGGGACTGCGCACTCAGTTCCACCATGCGATCGACCTTGCGCCCACCATGCTCGATCTGGCCGGCGTGCCGGCGCTCGCGGTCTATCGCGGCGTCGAACAGTTGCCGGTGCACGGGACCTCGATCGCCTATTCGTTCGCCGACCCGGAGGCCGCGTCGACCCGCGAGACCCAGTACTTCGAGATGGGCGGCCAGCGCGGCATCTACCACCGCGGCTGGAAGGCCGTCACCCACCATCGCTCCGGCGACGACTACGACGCCGACCGCTGGGAGCTCTACGATCTGCAGAGCGACTACTCGGAGACCGTCGACCGCGCGGCCGACGAGCCCGAGCGGCTGCGCGAGATGATCGCGCTCTGGTGGCGCGAAGCGGAGGCCTTCCATGTCATGCCGCTGGACGATCGCGCCCAGGCGCGTGCCTTCGCGCGCGATCCGGCCACCGATGGCCGGCTGCACTTCAGGCTCTATCCCGGCACGCGCCTGCTGACGCCGGTCACGGGTCCGAACTTCGCGCTGCGGCCGTTCCGCATCCGCGCCCGCATCGACCGTGCAGCGACCAGCGAAGAGGGCGTGCTGCTGGCCTACGGTCGCCGCGCCGCCGGCTTCTCGCTGTTCATCCAGCACAACCGGCTGTGCTTCGACTACAACCTCGCGGGCCGGCACACGGTCGTGTCCGCGGATGGGGCACTGCCGACCGGTGCGCACGTGCTCGGCTGCGAGGTGACGATCGAGAAGGACGGCGCTCGCGCAGTGCTGACGCTGGACGACCAGCCGCTCGCATCCGCCGTGTTGCCGATGGCTTTTCCCGCGGGTTTCGGCCTGCTGAGCACGCAGTGCGGCCTCAACAGTCCCTCGCCGGTGTCCGATCGCTACGAAGCGCCTTTCCGTTTCGAAGGCACGCTGGACCGGGTCGACATCGAACTTGGCCAGGCGAACGGCGAGGCGATCGCCGGCCTGTGGGAAGCGGCGGTGCGCAGCCAATGA
- a CDS encoding ABC transporter substrate-binding protein, whose translation MKMPALGLRALRCVAGALIATLALGEAAFAQNLTTLRIGAASNVLFGPVFVLADSSNGIAARHGLKIESRIFNSGIATMEAALAGDLDVAFPNTRILLPLLKSGKACFKGGIAFVDVNTVNMVTKADITQPRQLEGRKIGTRKGGIGEVALHMWLAKQGIDRAKVQTVNIAEEDLPIALAKGSVDGIIWPEPTPSLALEVGGSAVHRFGDIGSAFRDVSVVNVTCDWVRKNGDDGMKKLVAAWIDAVDLLKSNPDAGARITAKALQLTPDDVKKIWKDGGWPGGWPANLTDGQIDMYYTYGDYLKANKELDGMPDMGAWISSKWLKEVAPGRVLLSKYKY comes from the coding sequence ATGAAGATGCCTGCCCTCGGTCTGCGTGCCTTGCGATGCGTCGCCGGCGCTCTGATTGCCACTCTCGCGCTGGGCGAAGCGGCGTTCGCCCAGAACCTGACGACACTGCGCATCGGCGCGGCGTCCAACGTGCTGTTCGGGCCGGTGTTCGTGCTGGCCGACAGCAGCAACGGCATCGCGGCCAGGCATGGACTCAAGATCGAGTCGCGCATCTTCAACTCCGGCATCGCCACGATGGAGGCCGCGCTGGCCGGCGATCTGGACGTCGCGTTCCCGAACACCCGCATCCTGTTGCCGCTGCTCAAGAGCGGCAAGGCCTGCTTCAAGGGCGGCATCGCCTTCGTCGACGTCAACACGGTCAACATGGTCACCAAGGCCGACATTACCCAGCCCAGGCAACTCGAAGGGCGAAAGATCGGCACGCGCAAGGGCGGCATCGGCGAGGTCGCGCTGCACATGTGGCTCGCCAAGCAGGGCATCGACCGGGCCAAGGTGCAGACCGTCAACATCGCCGAGGAAGATCTGCCGATCGCACTGGCCAAGGGCAGTGTCGACGGCATCATCTGGCCCGAGCCGACGCCGTCGCTGGCGCTCGAGGTGGGCGGCTCGGCGGTACATCGCTTCGGCGACATCGGTTCCGCGTTCCGGGACGTGTCGGTCGTCAACGTGACCTGCGACTGGGTCAGGAAGAACGGCGACGACGGCATGAAGAAGCTGGTGGCCGCGTGGATCGACGCCGTCGATCTGCTGAAGTCGAATCCCGATGCCGGCGCCAGGATCACCGCCAAGGCGCTGCAGCTCACGCCGGACGACGTCAAGAAGATCTGGAAGGACGGCGGCTGGCCCGGCGGCTGGCCGGCGAATCTCACGGACGGCCAGATCGACATGTACTACACCTACGGCGACTACCTGAAGGCGAACAAGGAACTCGACGGCATGCCCGACATGGGCGCCTGGATCAGCAGCAAATGGCTGAAGGAAGTGGCGCCGGGCCGCGTGCTGTTGTCCAAGTACAAGTACTAG
- a CDS encoding ABC transporter ATP-binding protein codes for MPSAIRMRDVEMNFSGGRDGSAYLALRGVQLDVRDGEFFCLLGPSGCGKTSLLNLIAGFVTPTAGQVDIRGHAVTKPDKDRGVVFQSDRALFDWLTVEENVSFGPRMRGLAGTNWRGVVDDMLRLVGLWDHRSKLPRELSGGMKQRVQIARVLANSPDILLMDEPFAALDAYTRGVMQKEVTRIWDASRRTVVFVTHDIAEAIWLADRIGIMTRGPGSRIREIFEVDLPRPRERMTAGFIDLFNRLSEAIDAEAGHAQHQEATQ; via the coding sequence ATGCCCAGTGCCATTCGCATGCGCGACGTGGAGATGAATTTCTCCGGCGGTCGCGACGGAAGCGCCTACCTGGCGTTGCGCGGCGTGCAGCTCGACGTGCGCGACGGCGAGTTCTTCTGCCTGCTCGGCCCGTCCGGCTGCGGCAAGACCTCACTGCTCAACCTGATCGCGGGCTTCGTCACGCCCACGGCGGGCCAGGTGGACATCCGGGGCCACGCCGTGACGAAGCCGGACAAGGACCGCGGCGTGGTGTTCCAGTCCGACCGCGCCCTGTTCGATTGGCTGACCGTGGAAGAGAACGTTTCCTTCGGGCCGCGCATGCGCGGCCTGGCGGGCACGAACTGGCGCGGCGTCGTGGACGACATGCTCCGGCTGGTCGGCCTGTGGGACCATCGTTCCAAGTTGCCGCGCGAACTGTCGGGCGGCATGAAGCAGCGCGTGCAGATCGCGCGGGTGCTGGCCAACAGTCCCGACATCCTGCTGATGGACGAGCCCTTCGCGGCGCTCGATGCCTACACGCGCGGCGTCATGCAAAAGGAAGTCACGCGCATCTGGGATGCTTCGCGGCGCACCGTGGTCTTCGTGACCCACGACATCGCCGAGGCCATCTGGCTGGCCGACCGGATCGGCATCATGACGCGCGGACCCGGCTCGCGCATCCGCGAGATCTTCGAGGTCGATCTGCCGCGGCCGCGCGAACGCATGACCGCCGGCTTCATCGATCTCTTCAATCGCCTGAGCGAGGCCATCGACGCCGAAGCCGGGCACGCGCAGCACCAGGAGGCCACGCAGTGA
- a CDS encoding ABC transporter permease codes for MDAIEQVPATVELPKAPRGWRVGRYGITLLALLMALALWTLVSAFSSPFFFPSPLAVGKALVELTANGTLPHAVGISYFRILVGWAVGCAAAIPLALAAGRIGFVRQLVEPFFNFFRFVPPIAFLGVAILWFGIGEGSKVAIIIYTSLFTVFMNTMAGAAAVDETPSRAALCLGATRRQVLWRVVLPATVPAILVGMRVGMGFSFMSVVAAEMIAANEGVGFMIYNARLFLKTANAFAGILTLGLMGLVADLAFRLIARKLFPKHALPF; via the coding sequence ATGGATGCGATCGAACAGGTTCCCGCGACCGTGGAACTTCCCAAGGCACCACGCGGATGGCGCGTGGGCCGGTACGGCATCACGCTGCTGGCGCTGCTGATGGCACTGGCGCTCTGGACGCTCGTGTCCGCGTTTTCTTCGCCTTTCTTCTTTCCTTCGCCGCTTGCGGTCGGCAAGGCGCTGGTGGAGCTCACGGCCAACGGAACGCTGCCCCATGCCGTCGGCATCAGCTACTTCCGCATCCTGGTGGGCTGGGCGGTCGGTTGCGCCGCGGCCATTCCGCTGGCGCTCGCCGCGGGCCGGATCGGATTCGTTCGCCAACTGGTCGAGCCGTTCTTCAATTTCTTCCGCTTCGTGCCGCCGATCGCGTTCCTCGGTGTCGCCATCCTGTGGTTCGGCATCGGCGAAGGATCGAAGGTTGCGATCATCATCTACACTTCTCTTTTCACCGTGTTCATGAACACGATGGCCGGCGCCGCCGCGGTGGATGAAACGCCGAGCCGCGCCGCTTTGTGCCTCGGCGCGACCCGGCGGCAGGTTCTGTGGCGGGTCGTCCTGCCCGCGACTGTGCCAGCCATCCTGGTGGGCATGCGGGTGGGCATGGGCTTCTCGTTCATGAGCGTGGTCGCGGCCGAGATGATCGCGGCCAACGAAGGCGTGGGATTCATGATCTACAACGCACGCCTGTTCCTGAAGACCGCCAATGCCTTCGCAGGCATCCTGACGCTGGGCCTGATGGGATTGGTGGCCGATCTGGCCTTCCGGCTCATCGCGCGCAAACTGTTTCCGAAGCACGCACTGCCGTTCTAG